A DNA window from Pontiella agarivorans contains the following coding sequences:
- a CDS encoding PEP-CTERM sorting domain-containing protein (PEP-CTERM proteins occur, often in large numbers, in the proteomes of bacteria that also encode an exosortase, a predicted intramembrane cysteine proteinase. The presence of a PEP-CTERM domain at a protein's C-terminus predicts cleavage within the sorting domain, followed by covalent anchoring to some some component of the (usually Gram-negative) cell surface. Many PEP-CTERM proteins exhibit an unusual sequence composition that includes large numbers of potential glycosylation sites. Expression of one such protein has been shown restore the ability of a bacterium to form floc, a type of biofilm.) gives MKKQFITMAVFAAGIAHAGPFSPDWIDDSGSVYAEWSNWNYYNPGTVSAADEFGAYDYETGIRTDTVGSFGEADILSNAAGGPLSGHDYLDLWGTSDSLSFWMPTFSGFETTEVVIQLSYWDDESDDSWRAGFDLMPQLSDTSEGHIVNVTSDEYHDLNSELITEAWSFTVSGSTDGFFADFAYADDNTFIDSVSIDAVSYAVVPEPASVISMIFGGVILACTRRRLRR, from the coding sequence ATGAAAAAACAATTCATCACCATGGCTGTTTTTGCGGCCGGCATTGCACACGCAGGTCCGTTCTCCCCGGACTGGATCGACGACAGCGGGTCTGTTTATGCCGAATGGAGCAACTGGAATTATTATAATCCGGGAACAGTTTCCGCCGCAGATGAATTCGGCGCATATGACTACGAGACCGGAATCCGGACCGATACCGTCGGCTCATTCGGAGAAGCGGATATTCTGTCCAATGCCGCGGGCGGCCCGCTTTCCGGCCATGATTATCTGGATCTCTGGGGAACTTCGGATTCACTCTCTTTCTGGATGCCGACGTTCAGCGGTTTCGAAACCACCGAAGTTGTCATTCAGCTGTCCTACTGGGACGATGAATCGGATGACAGCTGGCGCGCCGGTTTCGACCTGATGCCGCAGCTCAGCGATACCTCCGAAGGACACATCGTCAATGTCACTTCGGATGAATACCACGATCTGAACAGCGAACTGATTACGGAAGCCTGGAGTTTCACCGTCAGCGGCAGTACCGACGGGTTCTTTGCCGACTTCGCCTATGCCGACGACAACACCTTTATCGATTCCGTATCCATCGACGCTGTTTCCTATGCCGTCGTTCCGGAACCGGCATCCGTGATTTCCATGATTTTCGGCGGGGTGATCCTGGCCTGTACACGCAGAAGGCTCCGGAGATAA
- a CDS encoding MATE family efflux transporter has product MNIAWPMIVNSASFAVLNFSDRLFLSNYGDAEFRASLPAGILFFTLVCGFMALSGYVSTFVAQMYGAGDHAGCSRATAQGIIFSVLSVPLIMLLVPFGLFCLRISGHGPAILAMEEDYFRILMWCGGGMTMSSALSGFFSGRGKTFVVMSTNIVANGVNVVLNYVLIFGAGPFPELGIAGAGWATVIGSWLCPLIFSVIYFSGRVNREFQTWKNLRFDGWLFKRMLRFGFPSGVHWFLDVAAFTVFVLLVGRLGAIAHIASNIALSINLVAFMPMIGMGIAASILVGQYLGRNEPENAEKVGWLAMKIGMGYVAVTGLTFVLFPEFYINIFNGQSAATVSYEELLYTVRILMVMLAVWGMSDAIALILSGALKGAGDTHFVMYFQSAVAWGVLVPGQLIIVVWLRLSIYTSWACTLLYVFILGVGFFLRFHSGRWKSIDLLDRRKPLDEPENTEDLVTRM; this is encoded by the coding sequence ATGAATATCGCCTGGCCGATGATTGTAAACTCGGCATCGTTTGCGGTGCTCAATTTCAGTGATCGGCTGTTTCTTTCCAATTATGGCGACGCCGAATTCCGGGCCTCGCTGCCGGCGGGAATTCTGTTTTTCACGCTGGTTTGCGGATTTATGGCGCTATCCGGTTATGTCAGTACGTTTGTGGCACAGATGTACGGGGCCGGGGATCATGCGGGGTGTTCGAGAGCGACGGCGCAGGGCATTATTTTTTCCGTGCTGTCGGTCCCGCTGATTATGCTGCTGGTTCCGTTCGGGCTTTTCTGTCTGCGTATCAGCGGGCATGGGCCGGCCATTCTGGCCATGGAGGAGGACTATTTCAGGATCCTCATGTGGTGCGGCGGCGGTATGACCATGAGTTCGGCGCTGAGCGGTTTTTTCTCCGGCCGGGGGAAAACGTTTGTGGTGATGAGTACCAATATCGTGGCCAACGGGGTGAATGTGGTTCTGAACTATGTTCTGATATTCGGTGCCGGCCCTTTTCCTGAGCTTGGAATTGCCGGTGCGGGCTGGGCGACGGTGATCGGTTCCTGGCTGTGTCCGCTGATTTTTTCGGTGATCTATTTCAGCGGCCGGGTAAACCGCGAATTCCAGACCTGGAAAAATCTGCGATTTGACGGCTGGCTGTTTAAGCGGATGCTGCGCTTCGGGTTTCCGTCGGGCGTGCACTGGTTTCTGGATGTGGCGGCATTCACCGTGTTTGTGTTGCTGGTCGGCCGTCTGGGTGCTATTGCCCATATTGCCAGCAATATTGCACTGAGCATCAATCTGGTGGCATTTATGCCGATGATCGGTATGGGCATTGCGGCTTCGATTCTGGTGGGGCAGTATCTCGGACGAAACGAGCCGGAAAATGCGGAAAAAGTCGGCTGGCTGGCCATGAAGATCGGCATGGGTTATGTGGCTGTGACGGGACTTACGTTTGTTCTGTTTCCTGAATTTTACATCAATATTTTCAATGGGCAGTCCGCCGCGACGGTCTCCTATGAAGAGCTGCTTTACACCGTACGGATTTTAATGGTTATGCTGGCGGTCTGGGGGATGTCCGATGCGATTGCTTTGATTCTTTCGGGGGCCCTGAAGGGAGCGGGCGATACCCATTTTGTGATGTATTTCCAATCTGCCGTCGCCTGGGGCGTTCTGGTGCCGGGCCAGCTGATTATTGTCGTCTGGCTGAGGCTGAGTATCTACACCAGCTGGGCGTGTACCTTGCTTTATGTCTTTATTCTCGGCGTCGGCTTTTTCCTGCGTTTTCACTCCGGACGGTGGAAAAGCATCGATCTGCTCGACCGCAGAAAACCTTTGGACGAACCGGAAAATACCGAAGATCTCGTCACACGCATGTGA
- a CDS encoding MFS transporter, with protein sequence MKKSFAQIPFNPAHWPFFYGWAILFWGIIGVILSVPGQTTGVSAFIEPLIHDLNIGRLELTIAYGIGTFSSSFLITPAGKLFDRIGARWMGFGSCLILGLVLLALSQTGRMARLIEPVLPGRGGLMALLSLLFFALRLSGQGILTMSSRNMIMKWFDHHRGLASGISGAAVAFGFSYSPTIFSSIINERGWSGTWFLLGMLLILLFSPLLLIFFRDAPEPFGLSPDGRIRNAKTRRETLRRQFTLPEARRTLPFWAFTLTMSLQALIITANTFHVESIFSHAGMDGSKGFAIFPPIAYISIVITLLGGWLSDRIELRWLLLTMLTAMAVNLLGFSLLAPGWPVACLVLGGGVANGLFGILMSVTWPRYFGREHLGAISGLCMTFMVIFSALGPAIYSGVLKFTLSYAPANWACLAVTLGILAIAAHTKNPQKKG encoded by the coding sequence ATGAAAAAATCGTTTGCCCAAATCCCGTTCAATCCCGCTCACTGGCCGTTTTTCTATGGCTGGGCGATTCTCTTCTGGGGCATTATCGGCGTAATCCTCAGTGTTCCCGGCCAGACTACCGGGGTATCCGCATTCATTGAGCCGCTGATTCACGACCTGAATATCGGCCGCCTGGAACTCACCATTGCCTATGGCATCGGAACCTTTTCCAGTTCATTCCTCATTACCCCGGCCGGCAAACTGTTCGACCGCATCGGCGCACGCTGGATGGGCTTCGGCTCCTGTCTTATCCTGGGTCTGGTCCTGCTTGCCCTCAGCCAGACCGGTCGGATGGCCCGGCTGATCGAGCCGGTCCTGCCCGGGCGAGGCGGACTGATGGCCCTGCTCTCTCTGCTGTTCTTTGCGCTCCGACTCAGTGGCCAGGGCATACTGACGATGTCATCGCGTAATATGATCATGAAATGGTTCGATCATCACCGCGGACTCGCCAGCGGCATCAGTGGTGCAGCAGTCGCCTTCGGCTTCTCTTATTCCCCCACCATTTTCAGCAGCATAATTAACGAACGCGGCTGGTCCGGCACCTGGTTTCTGCTGGGGATGCTGCTGATTCTGCTCTTTTCGCCGCTGCTGCTCATCTTTTTCCGCGATGCCCCCGAGCCGTTCGGCCTCAGTCCGGATGGACGGATTAGAAATGCCAAGACCCGCAGAGAAACACTGCGGCGTCAGTTCACCCTCCCCGAAGCCCGCCGCACGCTGCCTTTCTGGGCCTTCACGCTGACCATGTCACTCCAGGCGCTTATCATCACAGCCAACACCTTCCATGTGGAATCCATTTTTTCCCATGCCGGCATGGACGGTTCAAAAGGCTTCGCCATTTTTCCGCCAATCGCCTATATCTCCATCGTCATCACCCTGCTCGGCGGCTGGCTGAGCGACCGCATTGAACTGCGCTGGCTGCTGTTGACCATGCTCACCGCCATGGCCGTTAATCTGCTCGGATTTTCCCTCCTCGCCCCCGGCTGGCCGGTCGCCTGCCTTGTTCTCGGCGGCGGGGTCGCCAACGGCCTGTTCGGCATCCTGATGAGTGTCACGTGGCCGCGCTATTTCGGCCGCGAACACCTCGGCGCCATCAGCGGACTCTGCATGACGTTTATGGTCATCTTCAGCGCGCTCGGCCCTGCGATCTATAGCGGCGTTCTTAAATTCACCCTCAGTTATGCCCCCGCCAATTGGGCCTGTCTCGCGGTAACGCTGGGCATTCTCGCCATCGCTGCACACACAAAAAATCCGCAAAAGAAAGGGTGA
- the rpsD gene encoding 30S ribosomal protein S4 has protein sequence MKYNGPKIKKARRLGIALSPKSEKYLERRPNVPGQHGPNRRRGKQSDYGRQLTEKQRLRYQYNLSEKQLRGVYDKATRKPGNAGEVMMQMLESRLDVVVLRAGMARSIYQARQMVSHAHFCVNGKKVNIPSFSLRIGDKITVREKSKDLDAFVLAQQVAKTPEYITANDKELTAELNRLPSMEEIPVTCEISLVVEFYAR, from the coding sequence ATGAAATACAATGGACCGAAAATCAAGAAAGCGCGCCGCCTCGGCATCGCGTTGTCCCCGAAATCTGAAAAATATCTGGAGCGTCGCCCGAATGTGCCGGGTCAGCACGGTCCGAACCGCCGTCGCGGAAAACAGTCCGACTACGGTCGCCAGCTGACGGAAAAACAGCGTCTGCGTTACCAGTACAACCTGAGCGAAAAACAGCTTCGCGGAGTGTACGATAAAGCAACCCGTAAACCGGGCAATGCCGGTGAAGTAATGATGCAGATGCTGGAAAGCCGTCTGGATGTTGTTGTTCTGCGAGCCGGTATGGCCCGTTCCATCTATCAGGCCCGTCAGATGGTTTCCCACGCTCACTTCTGTGTGAACGGAAAGAAAGTAAACATTCCTTCCTTCAGCCTTCGTATCGGCGACAAGATCACGGTCCGCGAAAAATCCAAAGATTTGGATGCTTTCGTTCTGGCACAGCAGGTTGCCAAGACGCCGGAATACATTACGGCCAATGACAAAGAGCTTACGGCTGAACTGAACCGACTGCCTTCTATGGAAGAAATTCCGGTGACCTGCGAAATCTCGCTTGTCGTCGAATTCTATGCCCGATAG
- a CDS encoding DUF1223 domain-containing protein: protein MKSLFLIPLALSTASALAGSLVFQSPAYRVSLIELYTSEGCCSCPPAEQKMNSFAGHQGLWNDFVPVAFHVDYWNYLGWEDRFSNPDFSTRQRTYSKQWKARTVYTPCFVTNGNATRHPIPKAGKTNPGILKAELSGRMLSITFKPTKKHSGLKAWAAPLSDRQTTAVQSGENRGRTLEHCFVALDLNETAMTRTNDIWTAELRLNNAASALAVWVSSDRSLEPIQATGGWLEP, encoded by the coding sequence ATGAAATCGTTGTTTTTGATTCCTCTCGCACTCAGTACAGCAAGCGCCTTGGCCGGCAGCCTCGTTTTCCAAAGTCCGGCGTACCGGGTAAGCCTGATCGAACTGTACACCTCGGAAGGCTGCTGCAGCTGCCCGCCGGCCGAGCAAAAAATGAACAGTTTTGCCGGACACCAGGGGCTGTGGAACGATTTTGTTCCCGTGGCCTTTCACGTCGACTACTGGAATTATCTCGGCTGGGAGGACCGGTTTTCCAATCCCGATTTCTCCACCCGCCAGCGCACCTATTCCAAACAGTGGAAAGCCCGCACCGTCTATACCCCCTGCTTTGTGACTAACGGCAACGCGACACGTCATCCGATTCCGAAAGCCGGAAAAACAAACCCCGGAATACTTAAAGCCGAATTAAGCGGAAGAATGCTGTCCATTACATTTAAACCCACAAAAAAACACAGCGGCCTCAAAGCCTGGGCGGCACCGCTCAGCGATAGACAGACCACGGCGGTACAATCCGGTGAAAACCGGGGGCGTACCCTCGAACACTGCTTCGTGGCTCTCGATCTCAACGAAACCGCCATGACCCGGACCAATGATATCTGGACGGCCGAACTGCGACTCAACAACGCCGCCTCCGCCCTCGCCGTCTGGGTTTCCAGCGACCGCTCCCTCGAACCCATACAGGCCACCGGCGGATGGTTGGAACCATAA
- a CDS encoding YceI family protein, which translates to MKTCMILAAAAALALSTPAEIFTLDTGHAEIGFSVKHMMVSNTKGSFNTFEGTVDFDLESNTLKAIEGTIQAASIDTNNEKRDEHLRAEDFFNVEKYPTITFKSTTVKKQDASTYEVTGILNMLGKYQTVVLPVTVNGPLDDPRGKKRMGIESETVLNRRELGLTSSPAAVIGDEVKISISMEATM; encoded by the coding sequence ATGAAAACCTGTATGATACTTGCTGCCGCAGCGGCACTTGCACTGAGCACACCCGCCGAAATATTCACTCTGGATACCGGCCACGCCGAAATCGGTTTTTCTGTTAAACATATGATGGTGAGCAATACCAAGGGCTCTTTCAACACCTTCGAAGGCACCGTGGATTTTGATCTGGAATCCAATACGCTCAAAGCGATTGAAGGAACGATTCAGGCGGCCAGCATTGATACCAACAACGAAAAACGCGACGAACATCTGCGGGCGGAAGATTTTTTCAACGTGGAAAAATATCCGACCATTACCTTTAAAAGTACCACGGTGAAAAAGCAGGACGCCTCAACCTATGAAGTAACCGGCATCCTCAACATGCTCGGCAAATACCAAACCGTTGTGCTGCCCGTGACCGTTAACGGGCCATTGGATGATCCGCGCGGAAAGAAGCGCATGGGCATCGAATCCGAAACCGTCCTCAATCGCCGCGAACTGGGCCTGACCAGCTCTCCGGCAGCGGTTATCGGTGACGAGGTTAAAATCAGTATTTCCATGGAAGCCACCATGTAA
- the pheT gene encoding phenylalanine--tRNA ligase subunit beta, producing MKVPVSWLKEYVDFEDSIEGLSDKLTFAGLEVEAIETIGSDFEGVVVGEILNIEPHPNADKLRLCTVDYGSDEHMQVVCGAPNVEVGGKYPFAPVGTTLPGGFTLKKAKIRGVVSMGMLCAKDELDLGEDHSGLLVLDSGLKPGTPFVDVWGEPETVIELEVTPNRPDWLSMIGVAREMATLYGTELKLPDFGISETGNDVNEEISVRVDDDKKCPRYTARVLKDAKIGPSPAWMQERLEAAGIRPISNVVDITNYVMLETGHPLHAFDAATVAGKQILVRTADAGEKMQTLDGQERELTEEMLVIADAEKASAVAGVMGGADSEITDSTTTILLEAAAFETSTVRHTAKQLGLSTDSSYRFQRGVNTESVEYASQRAAALMCELAGAKCCSGVVDLYPQPKDTIRIPFSFKRIENMIGAEIPAEKMRGIFQTLEIGLEEDNGETAVAVVPSFRLDLEREVDLVEEIARIHGVDNIPAKTPLAKVVPEADDSRVRAVSRLRNRLQGLGVSEIMNYTLVSTPLLDLFDPDNKGEREELPHPISMDQSVMRTSLIPQLVESLGRNLSRQVNEACFYELGRTFKRVNEAPVQTEMVSLGMMGPVGRSLLNKQASVKDEEMYVWMKGLIEQLSAAQNLTVSFSVQDFPEFEAGKSVTVLINGEAAGKMGLVNKKVRDEWRLTGPVAAAEIELEALLKNAFKIRKTEELAQFPSMSRDIALVLDEAVTHEEVVKLIGKANPKDLESFALFDVYQGKGIEKGKKSLAYNFVYRSAKQTLTDKKVNKVHQKLTDFLCKQLGASLRDS from the coding sequence ATGAAAGTACCGGTCAGCTGGCTGAAAGAATATGTAGATTTTGAAGATTCCATTGAAGGTTTGTCGGACAAGCTCACCTTTGCAGGGCTGGAAGTGGAAGCCATTGAAACCATCGGATCCGATTTCGAGGGCGTGGTGGTCGGCGAAATTCTGAATATCGAACCGCACCCGAATGCCGACAAGCTGCGGCTCTGTACGGTGGACTATGGCTCCGATGAACATATGCAGGTGGTCTGCGGTGCGCCGAATGTGGAAGTCGGCGGAAAATATCCTTTTGCACCGGTCGGTACCACACTGCCCGGCGGGTTCACGCTGAAAAAGGCGAAAATCCGCGGCGTCGTTTCCATGGGAATGCTCTGTGCGAAAGATGAGCTCGATCTGGGCGAGGACCATTCCGGTCTGCTGGTTCTGGATTCCGGCCTCAAACCGGGGACTCCGTTTGTGGACGTCTGGGGTGAACCCGAAACCGTGATTGAACTTGAAGTGACCCCGAACCGGCCGGACTGGCTTTCGATGATCGGTGTGGCGCGCGAAATGGCTACGCTCTACGGTACCGAGCTGAAACTGCCGGACTTTGGAATTTCCGAAACCGGAAATGATGTGAACGAGGAAATTTCTGTCCGGGTTGATGACGATAAAAAATGCCCGCGCTACACGGCACGGGTGCTGAAGGACGCAAAAATCGGACCGTCGCCCGCCTGGATGCAGGAGCGTCTCGAGGCGGCCGGCATCCGCCCGATCAGCAATGTCGTCGATATTACCAATTATGTGATGCTCGAAACCGGCCATCCGCTGCATGCCTTTGATGCGGCTACGGTGGCCGGAAAGCAGATTCTGGTCCGCACAGCCGACGCCGGCGAAAAAATGCAGACGCTGGACGGTCAGGAACGGGAACTGACCGAAGAGATGCTGGTGATTGCCGATGCCGAAAAAGCGTCGGCCGTCGCCGGGGTGATGGGCGGTGCTGATTCCGAGATTACCGATTCAACCACAACGATTCTGCTCGAAGCCGCAGCATTTGAGACCTCAACGGTCCGTCACACGGCCAAACAGCTGGGGCTGAGCACCGATTCTTCCTACCGTTTTCAGCGGGGCGTAAATACCGAATCCGTTGAATATGCATCGCAGCGTGCCGCGGCGCTGATGTGCGAGCTGGCCGGCGCAAAATGCTGTTCCGGCGTGGTGGACCTTTATCCGCAACCCAAGGACACCATCCGAATCCCGTTCAGTTTCAAGCGGATCGAAAATATGATCGGGGCCGAAATTCCGGCCGAAAAAATGCGGGGTATTTTCCAGACTCTGGAAATCGGACTGGAAGAGGATAACGGGGAAACAGCGGTGGCTGTCGTGCCGAGCTTCCGCCTCGATCTGGAACGGGAAGTGGATCTGGTGGAAGAAATTGCCCGGATTCACGGTGTGGACAATATTCCGGCCAAAACTCCGCTGGCTAAAGTGGTTCCGGAAGCCGATGATTCGCGTGTCCGCGCGGTTTCCAGACTGCGGAACCGCCTGCAGGGGCTGGGCGTCAGCGAAATTATGAACTACACGCTGGTGAGTACGCCGCTGCTGGATCTTTTCGATCCGGATAATAAAGGCGAGCGTGAAGAGCTGCCGCATCCGATCTCGATGGATCAGTCGGTGATGCGCACCTCGCTGATTCCTCAGCTGGTTGAAAGTCTGGGACGCAATCTTTCACGCCAGGTGAACGAAGCCTGTTTCTATGAGCTGGGCCGCACGTTCAAACGCGTTAATGAAGCTCCGGTTCAGACCGAAATGGTTTCGCTGGGCATGATGGGCCCCGTCGGCCGCAGTCTGCTGAACAAGCAGGCGTCCGTTAAGGACGAAGAGATGTATGTCTGGATGAAAGGGCTTATTGAGCAGCTTTCAGCCGCTCAGAATCTGACGGTTTCGTTCAGCGTTCAGGATTTCCCCGAGTTCGAAGCCGGAAAGTCGGTCACTGTGCTGATCAACGGCGAAGCCGCCGGCAAAATGGGACTGGTGAATAAAAAGGTGCGCGATGAATGGCGTTTAACCGGTCCGGTGGCAGCGGCTGAAATTGAACTGGAAGCCCTGCTTAAAAATGCATTTAAAATCCGCAAAACCGAGGAGCTTGCGCAGTTCCCGTCGATGAGTCGCGATATTGCGCTGGTGCTCGATGAAGCCGTCACACATGAAGAAGTTGTCAAACTGATCGGCAAGGCGAATCCGAAGGATCTGGAATCATTTGCATTGTTCGATGTCTATCAGGGCAAAGGGATCGAAAAAGGCAAAAAGAGCCTAGCCTATAACTTTGTCTACCGTTCTGCCAAACAGACGCTGACCGATAAAAAGGTTAATAAAGTGCACCAGAAGCTGACCGATTTCCTCTGTAAACAGCTCGGGGCGAGTCTCCGGGACAGTTAG
- a CDS encoding S8 family serine peptidase, which translates to MRVYKVSLILLIAFPVLNTGAQLVSTYEVKPELRKADSDWMWLESTVDKIKAEEWAAVNHMPVRIDDGRTLAELVAVRDGKPVYIKTHNANAAISTGANLIRDVSPYNLDGDGVIVGVWDGGEVLTTHREFGTRVTDKDAVASHWHATHVGGTIAASGVTSSAKGMAPAAMIYSHDWTSDISEMTTEAASAPGQQSAKIYLSNHSYGYFTGWEDGTFYGFEDFGKYNSNARSTDIMVYNAQYFLPFWSAGNDRNDAGDGSHEGDGKYKDGYDTISDNAIGKNVMTVGAVSDAVSGGGRNVSRAGMSAFSSWGPADDGRIKPDIVANGVNLYSCDDDNNSDYTHSSGTSMSSPNACGSAALLVEYYKELFPPDGAMRASTLKGLIIHTADDLGNAGPDYSYGWGLMNTKAAADLLKDYAGGSVQRLKEGLLHETTNTVDTFTVAASGNEPLRITICWTDPAGPTQSTSDSRTKVLVNDLDLRVTGPGGTYYPFVLSYSVPEAAATTGDNDIDNVEQVLIDSSIPGNYTVEVSFKGSELAGDSQRYSMLVSGISSDSDTDSIPDFWEMQYFGSTTGALASLDSDGDGADNLTEYISGFDPTDPASVFAITTQEAGPDGGAPFVITWNAVEGRVYNVKLSNNLLYDPFAGNESLSGDLPYPADSFTDLVERVTSPVFYQVDVRLAD; encoded by the coding sequence ATGCGAGTTTATAAGGTCAGTTTAATCCTGCTAATTGCTTTTCCGGTACTCAATACCGGGGCCCAGCTTGTTTCCACTTATGAAGTAAAGCCGGAGTTAAGAAAGGCTGATTCTGATTGGATGTGGCTGGAATCCACGGTCGACAAAATAAAGGCTGAAGAGTGGGCAGCAGTCAACCATATGCCTGTTCGGATTGATGATGGGCGTACACTTGCCGAGCTGGTGGCTGTTAGGGACGGAAAACCCGTTTATATTAAAACGCATAATGCTAATGCCGCAATTTCTACGGGAGCGAACCTCATCCGGGATGTCAGCCCTTATAATCTGGATGGAGATGGTGTTATCGTCGGAGTATGGGACGGCGGTGAAGTTTTGACAACCCATCGTGAGTTCGGGACCCGGGTCACGGATAAAGATGCGGTTGCATCGCATTGGCATGCAACGCACGTCGGCGGAACAATTGCAGCCTCAGGAGTGACATCCTCAGCCAAGGGCATGGCTCCGGCTGCCATGATTTATTCTCATGACTGGACGAGCGACATCTCTGAAATGACCACCGAGGCGGCATCCGCACCGGGGCAGCAGTCAGCAAAGATCTATCTCTCTAATCATTCCTATGGTTATTTTACCGGCTGGGAGGATGGTACGTTTTATGGGTTTGAAGATTTCGGGAAGTATAATTCCAATGCTCGTTCAACAGATATCATGGTTTACAATGCACAATATTTTCTCCCTTTCTGGTCGGCGGGAAATGACCGGAACGACGCTGGCGATGGATCGCATGAGGGGGATGGCAAATACAAAGATGGCTACGATACGATTTCGGATAATGCCATCGGAAAGAATGTGATGACGGTTGGAGCGGTTAGTGATGCTGTTTCGGGGGGAGGCCGGAATGTGTCAAGGGCTGGCATGTCGGCCTTTTCAAGCTGGGGGCCTGCTGATGATGGGCGTATTAAGCCGGATATTGTTGCGAATGGCGTAAATCTTTACTCCTGCGATGACGACAATAATTCAGACTATACTCACTCCAGTGGAACAAGCATGTCATCTCCGAATGCCTGTGGATCTGCAGCACTGCTGGTGGAATATTATAAGGAATTGTTTCCCCCTGACGGTGCGATGCGTGCCAGTACGCTAAAAGGATTAATCATTCACACAGCGGATGATCTCGGGAATGCCGGGCCTGACTATTCCTATGGCTGGGGGCTGATGAATACCAAAGCAGCGGCTGACTTATTGAAAGATTATGCCGGAGGCAGTGTGCAAAGGCTCAAGGAGGGGCTTCTTCACGAAACGACCAATACGGTTGATACCTTCACAGTTGCTGCATCAGGAAATGAGCCCTTACGCATTACCATTTGTTGGACGGATCCTGCAGGGCCAACACAGAGTACATCCGACAGCAGAACGAAGGTGCTGGTGAATGATCTGGATCTCCGTGTTACGGGACCGGGCGGGACCTATTACCCGTTTGTTCTCAGTTATTCGGTTCCCGAAGCTGCCGCAACCACCGGAGACAACGATATCGATAATGTGGAACAGGTGCTGATTGATAGTTCAATACCGGGGAATTACACCGTTGAAGTTTCGTTTAAAGGTTCTGAGCTTGCAGGTGACAGCCAGCGTTATTCGATGCTTGTGTCGGGGATTTCCTCCGATTCCGACACCGACAGTATTCCGGATTTCTGGGAAATGCAGTATTTCGGCAGTACGACCGGTGCACTGGCTTCGCTGGATAGCGACGGTGACGGGGCGGATAATCTGACGGAATATATTTCGGGTTTTGATCCGACGGATCCGGCATCGGTTTTTGCGATTACGACGCAGGAGGCGGGGCCTGACGGAGGTGCACCGTTTGTGATTACCTGGAATGCCGTCGAGGGGCGGGTCTACAACGTAAAACTGTCCAATAATCTGCTGTATGACCCGTTTGCGGGAAATGAATCGCTTTCCGGGGATCTGCCGTATCCTGCCGACAGCTTTACCGATTTGGTGGAGCGCGTGACTTCGCCGGTGTTTTATCAGGTGGATGTTCGTCTGGCGGATTAA